DNA sequence from the Pseudochaenichthys georgianus chromosome 8, fPseGeo1.2, whole genome shotgun sequence genome:
TGTAGCTGCATACTTACTGATGTGCCAGACCCCAAATCCTACTGGAACCAGTAACTGTTTTGACTGATTGACCCTGCCATAGCATTAATGACCTCAGACGTCAGACCTCAGGCTTCTTTAATAACCGTTATGTCTCTGTCTACCCTCTGCAGCCCCAGAACATCTTGCTGACCTGTGCCAGACCTCTGGGGGACATTCGCATCGTGGACTTTGGCTTGTCCAGATGCATGGACAAAATCACAGAAGTCCGGGAGATCCTGGGCACGCCCGAGTATGTTGGTGAGTTCTGCTTTAATCCCCTTTAAATACCCAGAATCACCTGTGTCTTCTCCAAGTGAGGGCGATTTATCATGACTAATTGGGGCcatgtgttttgtttgtgcAGCACCAGAGATCCTGAACTATGAACCCATTAGCACTGCGACAGACATGTGGTAAGTGTGCCACGGTAGTTAATTTAAACATTTAAGTGCAGATGTCAGTCTGTTTTGCTTCTGaggataaagacatattcaggACGGCGATCATCATCTACATGACATGCAAAAGACAAGTCTAGACCTTAGACCACATACTTTGCTACATACTTACAGTTCATTCATTATTTACCGCAGCACAGTGGAAGACAgccaaacatgttttttttgttaaagTCTGTCGCAAAACAGATTATGTAACTATCCAAGATGACAAATTGCCTAATAACCTCCTTTCTTTTTCTTCCTCCCTCTCTGCTAGGAGTATCGGGGTCCTGACCTATGTCATGCTGACGGGCGAGTCTCCTTTTTTGGGTGAACAAAAGCAGGAGACATTCCTCAACATCTCCCAAGTCAACGTCGATTACTCGCAGGACACGTTTGATGGGATCTCGTCCCAAGCGGTTGACTTCATCAAGTCCTTGTTAGTTAAAAACCCAAGGTGAGTTGACTTCAAAGCTGTTCTGAGAATGGCTAAACCACAAGAAGTTTCCATCAGCATCACTTTGAGCTTATTAACACACCAGGTTCACAGCAGCACGGAAGTGCGTCCGCATGCGTCTAAATGAGTGTATGTGGTAACAAGATTTGTGTCACTTTGGCGATAAGTGACACGAATCTTGTTTCCACATTTGCAAAACTGACATCATTTAAAGAGCTCGGATCTTTGTGTTTTGACATGACAAAAACCGCAAATGCATCATCTTTGTGTGTCCCGTTAAAGATGGACAGTTTAATTTCAAGTGAAGCTATGTTACTTTATTTCCGCTGAACTGAACTCTAATTTTAATTCTGATTGAGAGCTCAAACACTGAGCCTGTACTTAATCGCCACAATATGTTGATGAGAAGTagcagcagcctctgtctcACATCCAGAACCATAATCTCCAGTCTGTATCGTTCAACTCCAGCGGATTACTGGTAGCATTGGAAAAAGCGAGAGATTCTTCAGTGTTTGAGTAATCGGTGAGAGATGGATGGAAAACATCTTGAGTGCAAAAAGTGATTTTCTTTGTGGTTTTCCGAAACCAAATGTTGCAAAAAAAATATGGCCGACATCGGAAGCTCCAGGGGGATCCGTTGATTATGTAAACTACCCGGGGATTTCCACTCATCCGCAGTgtttttgtgtctgtgtgtgcaggaAGAGAGCCACGGCAGAAGAATGCCTCACCCACCCCTGGCTGAACTCGCTCCCCCTTCCCCACTCCCACCCCCACCCGCACATCAGCACCAGGCCGGCCTCCTCCCTGGACGAGCCGGAGACGAGCCAATCAGAGTCGGAGCCCGAGAGCCCGAATCCCTCTCCCGAGCTGGACTTGATCGGGTCGTACCTCGTGTGCCCGGGTCAGGGTGGGCTCAAGGCGGGCCGTAACGCCTTCTCCTTCAACGATCCCCCCTTTCTAACGCGGCCTGAGATAAAGCACGAGCTGATCTGCTGAGCGTCGGTTTGCAGGTGGAGAGAGACTTGAGGGAATTGAAACTCCGCGGGGCAGACGCTGAACGCCAGTGAGCCTGCAGCTTCTTGGTCCTGATCTGACGGGGGCCATGCTATATGGATGCTGTATGCCTGCTTGTACTGCTGTGAGCTGGGTTGTGTGTGTAGTTTAATACCTCTGCATGTGTTTTGAGTAATACACGCTTCCCCGTGCTGATTTATGATTGTACGGAAGGAATGTGAGAGGAATAAGGATGCAGGAGCAAGGAGTGGGAAAAGACACGAGGATTTTGTGTCAAGACTGCACTGCTGCCTTTTTAAAGTGACAGCTTATCACTGTGGCTATTTCACCCTGCACACACTGGCTTCTCTTTTTACCCAATTAGCCTTTTGAACTGGGCGTCCAAGGACAGGCATCTTTGGGAAGTGACTTCACTCACTGTGTGCTCTCGTCAAAACAAGTTATGCTTCAGCTGACCCAGACTGTGATGAGTTTTGTTGAAGGAGGTAAAGGGTTTTGACAGATGGTTGTACTTAACAAAGGAATTAAAGGACACCAACGATGAAGCCAGACTGTTCCACTGttgtatgtgtttatttatgtgtgtTCGTTGTTCCACTCCACCCCCTTGAGCACAAAAAGCCACATCAATGCCTGAGTTTAGGATGGAAATAGaagcatctttttttttttttaaaggacaatctgaagcactttttattttgttattagAGTTCAATGTTATATTAAGCAACCAAAGGCTATTCAAGCACAGCCACCTGTCGCAATGTACTGTATATGTTCACCATTTTCCAACACCCACTGGTTTTGTCACATTATGTTTATTCACAAAGTGCCACTTTTGTTCAACCTCACTTCTGTGTTAACATTACAGTTTTACTTTTATTTGGTTTGGTTGGCTATTGCCCAAGTTGCACAAGTTCTTTTTTGTACTTAACTGCGAGGTAGACACACGATTTCAGGCTCTTAATATATTGTTCGGACATCAGTCTCAGAAAGAGGGAATGGCAGGGGTAGAAACAGATAAGATAATTTTGTAATGATAATTATAATTGATGAACAATGACATGGTCAACTGAAGATTTATATAAATAAGTGACATTTGCCTTCAGATGCTCGGGAGTATAGAAATTGGGGAAGTATTTCTCCAAAAAGTACTGAAATGTATATTGTGAGTTAATATTAAGTTTAATCTGTAAAATAATTACGGTTTTCTTTTTTACCAGTGTTTGAATGTTAACATCATATTGTCTTATTTACCATGTCAACTTTTACTTATTGTTTCTGCTCATGAATTTCAGGCAGGTTTGCACTTGTCCTTGTGGACGCTATGTCAAAAATGAATACATGTTGATGGCATGCATTGCAAAATGTAACCAAGAAAAATACAGGTGCATTTTGTATCAAACTCCTGCttgtgtgtgattgtttttcctAGCATTGCTATCTTACATTTGGCCGCAGCATTACTTTAATTTAATTAAGGGTGTGGAATGTCAACTACTACAGTACAAAAATATTCCAGATTTTGGCATGTTAATTTAACAGACTCCAGGTTAGTTTTTATTGACATATAAATAGCTTGCATGTAAAATAAGAAAAATTCCAAATGACCAATTGAATGTTTAACCATTTTTTACTTGCATGGCCCATACAGTAGAGATGCAATGGTTGTCAACCTCTTGAATTATCTGAACACAGTACTGCTTGATTTTATACTTCTCGCCTTAAGCATTAGCACGACTGAcattatcagtggatgtttaaTAGCTTACGATGTCCGTGTGCACTTTAGTGGCGCTATGGCATTAAACAAAGAGAACTTAGTATACTTTAGGATAGTGGTTGCCAACTTTTCTGAGCTTTTGACCTTACAAGTATCTACCAACAACCTCTCACCATCATACATACATTTATGACTGGCTAATCCTATACAAAAATACTCGCATAGTTTTATACGGATTGTTTTTAGAGGCTTTTCTTGAACTAGTGTTTCATAATAAAAAGCATCAAGAGAGAAAAGTCAGACTTGCTTATTGTGTTACCTTTTGTATTATCTTATCCACCACATATAACCATCCATCAATCGACCACCATAAACTCTCTATCCCATTATACTGCTGATGAAAACCATTAGGTTTAAATGTTTGTCTGGTGTTGATAGTTGTGTTTAGTCGGGAGTAAAGGCAGACCCCATACCACAACAGATTACTGGTGTTTGGAACCGATCACATGTTCATCATCTGCTTTTCCTCTCAGCACGTCTATTTAGAGAAACTGAGTAtcattaagaaaataaaagacctcTCTCGGGCAAGTCTTCCATAAATATCCACCAGACTCACTGAACAGGAAATGCCAGTATCCTGAATAGGAACAGGGGGTAATGCTTTCCACTGTAGTTGAGTCTCTTTCTCTCATGCACACACTCAGGATTGTTTACTCGTGTCAGGTTGGATAATACCCCAGCCCGCCAATATCCTGAATTCTTGCTTTAATGTGCTCTTCCTCTCGGGGTGGGCACTGAGCCAGCTGAGGAGAAAGCCGGGCTCCCTGCAAGGTCCTGCTCCGGTGGCTCTCGTACGTACCGACCACTTCCCCTAAAGAAAATCCTCCTGCTGCATGGAGCTGAGGAATGCCAGAAATGTTCAGATCTGGCCTCCTTCTTTTTTTCAACCCCGTCCTTTAAGCCTCTCTTACCTCCTTATGGTCTTTTGTTTGCCTCAGTGGGAGGAGGGATTGCTtccacacacacgcaaacataTGAAGTTATTGAAGTGGCTGATAAAGGGTCTGTTTCTCAGAAGGACTCTCAGGGTTTGTTGATGTGACTTTGATATTTAAGGTGACCATTAGTGGATGATTTGGGGCTGTTTGTAAAAGAGCACTTGGCTCATTCAGATCCAAACAAATAGAAAAAGCAGTCAAAAACATTACTGTGACATCCAGATAACCTGCTCTCAACAATCCTGTGGATGAAACGTAATGTTTTTTGAGGTTATCTGGCAAGGAATCCTGCTTTAAAATACCCAAGTAAGACACATTACTCCATTTGTCTCTCTTGAGTCAATGTAAGAACAGTCAAaacagataacacaaatatAACATAATATTGATTTTTCTTGTACTATGTGAAAACTGCTCACATCTGCTGGGCTGAAATATGTTTTCGCTGTCGGCACTCTGCAGGCGTTTCATCTCGTGCTAAGCAGCCACAGACAGGTCTGTCAGCGCCTCCAGCCATGACACATTGATCCCTGGAGGTTAGTGGAAATTCAGAGCTGGGATTTTAGAACGAAACCTCTCAGGAAGCTGGAAGTGCTACATTCTACACTGTATAGGTCAAAACGATCACTTATATAACCAAGAACTGTGGCCTCTCCGTCCATATGCCACTGACAGATTAGGAACACGCTACACATATGGTACTGTGTCTGTAATCAAATCTTTGTCTATGTAAAGTAGGCTACTTTTCTTCGTCATAGTCAAATATTTTCTGTTATCTGAGTGGACCAAGAGACATGTGAAGGCTTTAATGGAGTGTTGTTTTGCCCACATTGTGGTACTTTGTCCTTCtttattaatgtgtgtgtgtttattaatTGTTCCTGGAATCCTGTCTTTGTGCTATCACTTCCTAAATAGAGATTCAAATAGGATTAGGGTAGATTTTCAATTACCTTTTCAGACCATGTATCACTATGTATGAGACCAACTATTAaccaataataaaacaatcaaaGTGCCACCTTGCCTGTGTAGAGCCTTTGCGGTTCCTCTGGACCTGTGAAACCCAGATATATGCCTGGTAGCCTGTTTTAATCTTGCGGGAATGGCAAGAAATCCTCTTAATTGAAAGGGTAGTTTGACTCGGGCTAGCTGACTGGACTGTACAGAGGAGTCACCCACTCCCTTTGAGCCCGGTGGCTGACAGGTGCAAACGCGCCAGTGTCACTGTCACTGGAAACGTACCTAAAATGTCAGTTGAATTGGCCTATTTGAACAATATGACCACATGATTCTGTCCGATATTATAGCAGAACATCTGTAAGTTAGCCAGCTAACGTAGCTAACATAGGCATGTTTCGAAGGGTTTAATAAGTTAAATAAGGAAAATACCTTTCTTCgttgcatgtgttttggcacattacattttttgttttgcatcTTTTTGAAAGTGCAGCATGTTTTGTCCTAATTGGACGTGTGTTGGGCCATTGTAGCACGTTTGCTTGACAGGAAAGGTTGCATTCACCCAGGGAAGAGTAGGAACATCTTTACATCTAACGCTCTTGACCAGAGCTGGTGTACCAGTGGTCGTGTACTACAGTTAGGGAATCACTGTTATAGACAAAACAATGACC
Encoded proteins:
- the stk17al gene encoding serine/threonine kinase 17a like; amino-acid sequence: MLESAKMSKNGMLTKIHTRIRSDPFTANYDLVGKELGRGKFAVVKKCIEKATGRQCAAKFLRKRRKGQDCRMDILNEIAVLESAKANPYVVALYEVYETNNEIILVLECAAGGEIFDQCVADNDDAFTENDVIRLAKQILNGVAFLHRNNVVHLDLKPQNILLTCARPLGDIRIVDFGLSRCMDKITEVREILGTPEYVAPEILNYEPISTATDMWSIGVLTYVMLTGESPFLGEQKQETFLNISQVNVDYSQDTFDGISSQAVDFIKSLLVKNPRKRATAEECLTHPWLNSLPLPHSHPHPHISTRPASSLDEPETSQSESEPESPNPSPELDLIGSYLVCPGQGGLKAGRNAFSFNDPPFLTRPEIKHELIC